gttaaaccctaaccctaacttctGTCAAAGTGTAATGGCcttttcacttaaaaaaataaattttttatGGATGAATTGATGACTTAATTGAGAAACATCAACTGAGTTATCGATGGCAAAGGAAATGAAAGGAGTGACTAATGAGGGGCTTTTATGTGGAGTCACATTTTCTTGAGTGAAAACCTGTTCACATTGTAAGAGTAGGTGAAtccttcactttctcctctctcagtcTTGTTAGAATGATAGaatgcgcgtgtgtgcgtgcatgtgtgtgtgtgtggggcaagGGGCCAGGCCAGTCCTCGCTGTTTTAATAAATCTCCTTTGGATGGAGCTGTGCAGCCATAAAATGCATCGATTGTCGTTGCTCACATTGTGGCaggagacacactcacacacatacaagcttGGTTATTCAGGCCCAACTACACATTCCTCTCTATACGTGTTCATTGATCACACAATAgtgtattgacattttagatGCCTATGTGCAGAATTATGTACAGATTCACACTTGtattaaacaataaacacaaagttTTGTCAATCAACACATGGGGAGAAGAATGGAGAATATGACTTGCCAGTATTGGCTCACAAGTGATCATTTAAGAACAAGATGAAAACCATCCGAATATAAAACTGAAGCACTATAGTAACCTTTTTATTTAagaacaccaacaacaacaatataacgCATCTAATATCCAGCACCAAAAATGTTTCAGAATAAATTTGCTGTGTCGTGATGCTGACCTATTGCTCAAagctgtgtgtgattgtgtttgtgcgACACACATTTCCACTATTCAACTATTTAATACACCTGCGTTTTACCCAAGCTGTCTGTTGTAAACACTGCAAAAAGACATCATgtacagcaacacacacataaatacaagcactaacacacacacagagcaataGCATTCGTATAAGCAGACAATCTATTACAAACACTGAAGTACActccatctaaaaaaaaataaccctttGGGGAAAGAGAAGACAAAATGACTCAGAGAAGCGTAaggaatcaaacactgaaatactCTCTCCTCGTCTTTCTTCCGTCTCTCTATCCtatttctatctctgtctctctctcactctctcacatacacagacacacataaatacatactctgtctctctgtctctctctctctctctattgaCATGTAGATAAATCAGAGGCAGACCAAGCAGTCActgatgtgaaatgaaaatgacactAATCTGCTGttaccacaacacacacaggcgcatCAATTATTAACACCTACAATAACTTTCCTTCctatttctctttctcctcattgTGTTCTTCTCACCAGATGGATGAGGCCGAGTATGTTAAAAGCTCCCATGTGTTCACCTAAGTGCTGTGGTCGGGCCATTCAAAGACATGTAAATTGTACTCCCTCATTTTTTGCTTTAGTCGTTCAGTTTCAGTTGTTTCTCTTTTGGAAATGTGCTCAGATTGTGTTAAGTGGGTCAGATGGTGGAGATTCTGGTATTTGCTTTACTTCAGAATCAGCACATGTATGTCTGGAGTCATTTGCTTCACTCGCCGGCAATTGctctttttggtgtttttattttttttacaataacaaATGTACAGGGTGGAGTAGTGTTAGGTTATGGATTTTTATTACATTCAGAatagtgaataaaaacactattttatgCCAAGACACAGTTTAAGAGCATGAGTCAGTGAACCGACGAGTTACGTCACTGGAATATGTGGTGCGAGTGAGTCGGGTTGAGAAGTGAGATTCAGAGGAACCCAGGCGAATGCAAAAGCAGCTGTGTTGACACCACACCTAACATGCAAATGACACTTGACACATTTGACATCCAAATACGTGGACTGACCTTCCCTCCCCCTCTACCTGCTTCCTGCTGTCCTCCACAGGTAACCGTTTCTTCCTGACCTCCTACGGTGCTCTGTACATCTCAGAAGTGCAGAAGGAAGACGCTCTGTCCACCTACCGCTGCATCACAAAGCACAAGTACAGTGGAGAGACTCGCCAGAGCAATGGAGCCAGGCTCTCTGTTATGGGTATGCAACAAGTTACTGTTTCCACTCGTAACAGCTGCAAAATGCAGCTAAATGTAAATCAGAATGAGTGGCTTCCCTCCTATTTTCTCTTTTGCCATTTCCTTTAACAGTCTGACAAGGTTTCAGTCTTGAAACAGAAGTTGTTCGTTTTAAGAACTGTGgttatttgctttgtttctgGGAGTGAGATGAGGAGAATTATACCACTCTTGTGTCTATATGGTAAACATCAAGGTTTTGAGTGAGatggttagcttagcttaggaTAAGACCGTTTATACActtcaaatacattttccaacttaaggcctgtacatactctGCAGGAACACAGAAATTTGTTCTCTCTCCCACAGCTGCGAGTGTGAGAGCTGTGAGTACTTGCAGCAAGTTCTTGACACATAATCCGGGCAGAACTTTTTTCTTAGTGTCCGACAACTattgtgtgattggccagaaattTCAAGTGGGCGTGGTTAATTGGGAAATGCTGTCATTCCCTATGAGGACGTCCCAGGAGTCCTGCACTTCAGTTTCTcgtgaagtatgaaatgtcctggcCAGAAATAACTATGTTGTTGTTCTTGCCACCTccagaaaaagaacaaatttcTCTGTTCCTGCCGAGTATGTACTGTACAGGCCTGTATTCAGATCTTTGTAGCCTAAATTCACATATCACAGTTTGCTTTGCTATACTGAGCTCAGGTAGATTTAGTGTCACTAGGTTGAGACATGATAGCTGTTTccctttgtttgctgtgttcaCACTCCTCCAAGTCGTCAAGCTGCTTGTTGATTGGCCTAAAGATGACACAGAAATGTCTAATTTCTATAACATATTTCACCTGCAGACCCTACGGAGTCCACCCCATCACTGCTGGACAGTTTTCAGTCCGGTGAGGTGCAGGTGGGGCATAGCGTGGAACTGCCCTGCATCGCATCTGGATACCCAAACCCCACCATCCGATGGCTGAAGGACGGCCGGCCATTACCCGCAGACTCCCGCTGGACACGGCGCATCACTGGCCTCACTATTTCAGACTTGAGGCTTGAGGACAGTGGCAACTACATCTGTGAGGTCACCAACAGCTTTGGCTCCAAAGAGGTGACGGGTCATCTCAATGTCATAGGTGGGTAAATGGCTTAGAGAGGGAGCACCCGAGTAATAAAATACTACTATTTAAGTCGCATGGCCACTTTCGACGAAACTAAAGATGAAGCGAATGAGTGAGATGGACAGTTTAGACACAAGTAAATATTGTGATGTCAGgttacaaacagaaaacaaaacgttttctGTGTGCTGGGTCACTGCTCAGTCCGACCTGCTGTCGTACATGCCTAGGGTGATCTTCATCTCCACAAACAGCTTGTTCCCCTGATATGCTTTTAAACCCCATTGAGGTTTTGCTACAGTGACAGAGCAGAATGGGATTCATGTGGGCATGTTGTCGTGTTAAGCGAGGATGTGAGAAAATTTGATGGTTGTTCACACCAAGTACTGTGCTTTCAGTATAATAGTTACATGTCTCTAACCCTTGTCCCTCCTCCCCTATCTTTTCTTACCTCCAGAGCCGCTGCGGGTCACCTTGTCTCCCAAGAACCTGAAGACAGGGATCAGCAGTACAGTCATCCTGTCCTGTGCCGTCCAGGGCTCCCCCCACTTTTCTGTGTCCTGGTACCGTAACACAGAACCCGTCATGCCTGATCAGCACTTTTCCATCCAGGGAGCTCACAATGAAACACTATTCATTTCTGCTGCACAAAAGAGACACTCAGGAGCTTACCAGTGTTTTGCCACAAGAAAGGGCCAGACTGCCCAGGACTTCTCCATCATCTTGCTGGAAGGTGAGGACACCCTACAGTACTAGTACAAAAAAAACTCTCAGTAAGGGTACTTTACTTTAATGGTAAAAATGACCTTTGAGGACATAACAGTTATGTACTCTCTGGTTTTCAGCAGTATTTCCCAAACTTTGTATACGGGGCCCcctctttttaaagatgacaaaggAAGTGCAAATTTATGTATGTAATGTTTCTGActattttactgccatttctgaaACACCTTATATTCTTTTGAATAGGTGAGGATAAACGTTTCATAAAAGGCTGGAAAAATTCTCCTCCGACCCATTTACAGTATGGCTCCTGTGGCTGGTTCATAGTACATGTTAACATCAACTAAGAATACTGGAGAAATATTATGTTACAATTTTACTTCACGCCTGTGTCTGCAATGTCAGTGGAGTGAACTGACCACATTGACATTTGCTTTGCAATTCTCATGTTACATTAAGTTTCTTGAGTAATTGGAATTTCAGCATTAAATTATTCACATATCAGATAAAGAATACAAgaggaaaagcaaataaataaaagaaaccaaagGTGTATAAACGGATGCATTGGATTTTGCTCAGCACACACATCATGCAAGGTTATTATTCCATGTAATAATAGTAGTGAGTttattaaatatcattttaatttaattttaatctcaCTATAATGTTGACTTCAATTTAAATGCGCTAAATTCACACGTTGTGTCCTGCTTGTTTCTCAGATGGCACACCTCGAATTGTTGCCTCCTTCAGTGAAAGGGTTGTCGTCCCGGGTGAACCGTTTTATTTGATGTGCGCTGCCAAAGGAGCACCTCCCCCGACCATCACCTGGACCCTGGACGACGAGCCTGTGGCGCGAGATTTGTCGCGTATCAGAACCAGCCAGTACACGCTCTCAGACGGCAGCACTGTCAGCCACGTCAACATCAGTAGCCCACAGATTCGTGATGGAGGAGTGTATCGGTGCGCCGCACGAAACTCGGCCGGTAGCGCCGAGTACCAAGCGCGCATAAACGTAAGAGGTGCCTGTCTTCTTTTCAATATCAGCTATACAGAGGCTTCTCATAGCCTGAACCCTTCCCCTACCCTGACCCATATCCTGTCCTGTACCCTTCTCCATCTTTACCTTTCTCACACAGTATATGTTAATTATCTGCAGCATTTGGCATTTTGTATCTCCAGCAGACTGtatgttttgtctctttttttttgtaaagtctGTATGTTTTGCTGTGTGTCTTATGTGTGtgcctggaacacacacacacacacacgcactctctctctctcttccacctACTgtatgcacactcacacacacattcacctaAACATGTTTGCAACTAGACGACATTTTAAAATAGAGTGATTAtagagagaaatggagagaaaaagaggcaaCATGAGACAGAGGAAAATttagaggaaataaaaacaggcCATAGACAGTGATAGAATATATGAAATAAGAGAACAGGAACAGAGAAGGGTGGAGTGAGTGTTTAGGGAGTGATGTGAGCTCTGTTGACAGGACTGGTGATGAGGAGTGACACAGATGGATACGACAGTATCACTGTCTCTGTCGCTCCTCCTCTTTTATTTATCCTGTGGTGAGATGTGTAGTTGTGACATGTGAGTCTTCTGCAAGCAGTCCTGTCCTAGTGATCACTGGAGTGAGAACGAGGCCAGAGATCCTCAGCCCAACATGccacacaaactgacacaaataTAGCCAGCAGCTCCACACTCATGCAAAACCACACATGAAAAATCGCTAACACACTGCCACGCTTATCCACTCACAGACATGTGATAGGCCTAACTTATCCCATTCAGTGAGCGGCCAGCAGCAAAGATACTGAGCCGCACAGACGTAATGCATGACACCCACAAGTGTAGTGCAGctgtctttgtgtatgtgtgtgtgtgtgtgcatgttcatTTCTGTGCAACGGTGCTCCTGAATAATACATCTTTGACTCGTCAGAGCTGTGACTTCAAAGCTCAGCATAcgctgagagacagacagagagacagaggtgggGGGTAGGAGGTTGgaaggagacaaacaaacaaagacacaagatGAACAGTGGTGAGAAGGTCAGAAGACAAGTGATGGATGAGTGATAGTTCCCACCACTGTCTTCCAATAATgctaaacacattttcttcgTCTGACTTTTTGTTTGCAGCCCACCGTCGTTGGTGTTTTGGCAGTGATACATAACATAACCTACAAATAATATAGATCATTTTCATCGTCATAAAatctttgtattattttctttgttaatcagttggtccataaaatgtcagaaaattctgaaacattttgtttggtaCCAGATATTTAATTCTCAGTCATAGAGGGACAGAGAACCCGAGATGTATTCACAATTAGATCAAAGAACGGACTTTTGTACAACTCGATAAGCcgtgtaaaaaatgttttcaaatgtgttcactTTATATCTTTATTTGGCCTCTGTTGCCGTCTCACTGTCACTCAACATTATAGAGTTCTCACCTCTCATATTTGTTATAGCGTAAAGAAAAAGTATGCATTAGTTACAACAATGTCATCATGAAAGATGCATAGTTTTGTCCACATGTCCTAGAGGGATTAAAACCACATTGCACACATTCAGTCTATGAATATGTTGTGGCTTCTGCACTGGAGGGATCTGTGCAGCACAAATGTGGCAGGTGTGGGAAACATTTGCTATTAAACTGCGGTTGGTTggcatgaatgaaaatgaatatgaaaatatgacaCACAGGGGTTTACCCATGCGTGTTCATTTCCATAAACAGGGACCTTGTTAAATAAGTGCAGaatacagattattttcattcttattgtaatctctttctcactcattcacttttCCCACTGtctgttattttctctttttagaTTAGTTGTAGTGTGGGTTACAAAAAATGTCAGtcacattaaacaaaataacCATTGCTAAGGGAATACACCCTTGCTGCTCTGAAGTCTGACATTCCAGTATTTTTTGGGGTCTGTTACTATGTTGAACAACATGAATTACTTATATCAGAGAACCAGGAACatgatttatgacattttcGCACACCTTCTGTTCCCTTaaactttttaacttttaaatgcATCTGGTGAGGCTTATTTATAGTTCACATCTTACAAAGGCAGCTTAATAAACTGCTGTGTAACTGTATTTCTCAACAATTCCAAAAGACCCACATACGCCTGGGATGGTTAAACAGATTTTCAGCAGAAAACAGTTGTGAGTGGGTGGTGCAGCTCTGGAAAAACTCCAGGGTTAAAGCtgatttttaatattaaagcAAGACATTCAAacctctctctttcgctctcccTACACCACTACatgcttttcttcctcttttgtccctttcctcctcctcctccccaaaTCCCTTCCCAATATTCCTAAAATTCCATGACCTGCTTTTGACACCATCAACTAATGAACTTCTTTTCCTTGTCTTTTCACCTCTGCACAACCCacttcttcatctctctctctgcctatTTCTGCTGTCTCTGTCCTTCCAGGTGCTCCAAGGATTCGGCCTATGAAGAACATCACCGCAGTGGCAGGAAGAAACACTTTCATTAATTGCCGGGTGATTGGTTACCCTTATTACTCAATCAACTGGTACAAGGAGGGACTTCTTCTGCCTGATAACCATCGCCAGGTAGGGTTTTCTGCACTTTGCATTGCATGACACACTTTTACAATAACTTGTATGCACATAAGTCCTCACCCTCTCTATATGGTATAgtgtatgtatactgtacagtagaaattgtatataatatatccataagtatgtttgtaacAGTACAGAGCCCTTGcaggaaaaaacatttacttttgaGAGAAAGTGTAAAACCGTTTATTTTCTATATCCTATTCAATGCGGCAGTTAATTCAAACATGTACTATGTAAAGGAACAGAGCAGGAGTCTCCTTAGATGTCATTCAATGTGTTTACTGCCAAACAATGATTTGATGTCTTGCCTTGGCCTTTGACCTTTGGCTAACTAAATGTAAAGGTGAACAATTTGAACCAACTGATGTTTAACCAAACTCGAGCAAGCTTTTGACAGAATGCAAAGTTTTTGTTATCAGATGCACGGTCACTGGCAATGACCACTAACCTCTTAAGTCCCCTTGAGCCACTTTTGTCGCGTTATACTTTGTGATTTATCGTTTGAGTGAACACAGGAAATCAAGTGGACTTCTCTTCGCATTCTTGTTGACCTTGTGTTAGAGCCTTGTCACCTGTATCTGAAATGAATATACAGTTAGAGGCCAGGCTCGGCATGTGACATTTCTGACGTCTGTTTCAGGTGGTGTTTGAGAACGGGACTCTGAAGCTCAGCGACGTTCAGAAAGGGATGGATGAGGGGGCCTATGTGTGCAGCGTGCTCATCCAGCCACAGCTCTTCATCACACAGACTGTTTATGTCACTGTCAAAGGTCAGTGACGGGACGAGATGTATTCAATTGAGGACCATGTTTCACTGGATTTTACTCATTATTTTACCACTGCAGTCAGAGATGACTGTGCTTAACCAAAGAGTACAATTTCAATAATGTGAATGCACTGTATGGGAAATAATACAGAATTGTAATTTATATGGGTGTAGCTGTGCTGAGATTTACTGTGCCATAAAAggttgtgtggaaaaaaaactaaaactctgaatgtaaaacagaattattgtaTGGAGAGTGAGTAAGACTGGTTTGTAGCAGGCGGGTGTTATTGTAAtagagggagaggaaagaagaaagcTGTATGCATTGCCTCTAATAACCCCTGATTAAGGGGCGGAGTGGCCTAGTGTGCTCTCTCAACCACTCAGCAATTACATAGAGCAGGAGCGCTGTTGTATAAGATGGgcgatgtgtgtatgtgtgtgcttcaTGTGCATACATATCTGTACTTGCaaggagtgtgtgcgtgtgtgttttctgcatgtCAGCCCGAGTGTTATTTCGCTCTGCTCTCTGCAGCGGTAgcatgacatgtttgttttaggaTGCTGTCGAGGATGAGTGTGGGTTTCTGCCTGACACGAGTAGACGCGGTGAAATTTGTGGCACTTGGTCGCCTCATGGATGGTTTCTCTGCACATACGTGCGCGTGCACACTCGTGCTcacgtgtgtatgtatgtatgcgtgCATTCGCAGTGCATGGCTGTAGGTATGTGCTTGTATGAATGTGGGCTCGTCAGGTCTTTGATTTAATTAGATGAATTTTAACGAGGCCCAGATTAAATCCCCCAGATGTCTCAGCTGTAACCCACCACCACtacctcccctccctctcctcccgcACTCCAAACAACCGCCATCACCTCCACtggtctccatggcaacaccgttctTCCCCCTGTGGATGAAGCTTTAATTAGAGCAACTATTATGGGCTAGCTTTACCAGGGTGGGGTTGAGGGGTTGGTAGTGGGTACATGCATCTGTGGAATGGGTTGTGGGCCAGCAGGCCAAGCTGTGTTAAAGTAGGGTTCAGGCTTAGAGGAAACATTAATGGGAGcaggttttattttcactgtcagTCAAACGCAGATGGACCAGTTGTTTACCAGTCAGCCCTCCAGGTCAAAATGGCAGATTTTTGTAACCATGCCCTCACTATCTTTTTGTCTcccttctctgtttctgttcccctccatctctctcttttttttttttacgtcactCATTCTCCCACCTTGTGTCCTCTCGATGCCCTCGACTCTTCAAATCTGTGTGTACCCATATTCTCCCTGTGCCTTCACATctgactttctctctcttccctaTTCTTCACTTATTCATATCTGCCTTAAATATCTGTCTTCACCTCTTCCTTAccccacacatttaaacaaccctgtttttgttcatcttttttGTTCATATGTATTCCACATTCTGTCTTCTTTCTCTCGCTAACCCATGTTTCACCCTCCTGCCTGTCCTTGTCAATCTCCCCCACTTGCCTTTTCATTATATGTTTCCTCACATGATCTGTCTGTTCTGTTTCACTCATCttctatttcattttactgTACTATTT
This Solea senegalensis isolate Sse05_10M linkage group LG8, IFAPA_SoseM_1, whole genome shotgun sequence DNA region includes the following protein-coding sequences:
- the LOC122773631 gene encoding Down syndrome cell adhesion molecule-like protein 1 homolog isoform X2 — protein: MWLVTLLLLYSLQEVNSEDVVSTRLYFVNASLQRVTFSSSVGVSLPCPAGGAPHAVLRWYLAAGDDIYDVPHIRHVHANGTLQLYPFSPSAYNSIIHDNEYFCTAENQAGKIRSPSIHIKAVFREPYTVRVADQRSMRGNVAVFKCLIPSAVQEYVSVVSWEKDTVSIIPGNRFFLTSYGALYISEVQKEDALSTYRCITKHKYSGETRQSNGARLSVMDPTESTPSLLDSFQSGEVQVGHSVELPCIASGYPNPTIRWLKDGRPLPADSRWTRRITGLTISDLRLEDSGNYICEVTNSFGSKEVTGHLNVIEPLRVTLSPKNLKTGISSTVILSCAVQGSPHFSVSWYRNTEPVMPDQHFSIQGAHNETLFISAAQKRHSGAYQCFATRKGQTAQDFSIILLEDGTPRIVASFSERVVVPGEPFYLMCAAKGAPPPTITWTLDDEPVARDLSRIRTSQYTLSDGSTVSHVNISSPQIRDGGVYRCAARNSAGSAEYQARINVLQGFGL